Proteins from a single region of Flavobacterium sp. K5-23:
- a CDS encoding aldose epimerase family protein produces the protein MSKFIEDSKGDLFGILPNGTAIYSYELTNKNGLRLTIINYGATVTSLKLPLNKSDTIDVVLGFDNLEDYVKSFDLENAPYLGATVGRFAGRINKGRFNLNGKSYHLNTNNNSHSLHGGNIGFSQKVWEVKTVTKGENPSITLAYFSPNQEENYPGDLSVELKYTLSDENELILEYKATASEDTIVNLTHHSYFNLEGHKAVISDQEIVVNAQQFLEINDENIFTGRFLNVLNSTSDFSFPDKCPSNIDRTFVLNKEKRVAASLFSVKNNLKMVVITNQPTVHVYVGGDTADIGGKDGAQYHSLSGICFETQNFPNATNHPHFPSSILKKEEIYQHLTTYKFELS, from the coding sequence ATGTCAAAATTTATTGAAGATTCTAAAGGAGATTTGTTTGGAATATTACCAAATGGTACGGCAATTTATTCTTATGAATTAACGAATAAAAACGGACTAAGACTTACCATAATCAATTACGGCGCAACGGTTACTTCTTTGAAATTGCCTTTAAATAAAAGCGATACCATTGATGTGGTTTTAGGGTTTGACAATTTAGAGGATTATGTAAAATCCTTCGATTTAGAAAATGCTCCCTACCTAGGAGCGACTGTTGGCAGGTTTGCAGGGAGAATTAATAAAGGGAGATTTAATTTAAATGGAAAATCGTATCATTTAAATACAAACAACAATTCCCATTCCTTGCACGGAGGGAATATCGGTTTTAGCCAAAAGGTTTGGGAAGTTAAAACAGTGACTAAGGGTGAAAACCCATCAATTACACTAGCCTATTTCAGTCCTAATCAGGAAGAAAATTACCCAGGGGATTTGTCAGTTGAACTAAAATATACTTTATCGGATGAAAATGAACTGATATTAGAGTACAAAGCCACAGCGTCAGAGGATACCATCGTGAATTTAACACATCATAGTTATTTTAATCTAGAGGGTCATAAAGCAGTTATTTCTGATCAAGAAATAGTTGTTAATGCTCAACAGTTTTTGGAAATAAATGATGAAAATATCTTTACAGGAAGGTTTCTAAATGTGCTAAACTCTACTTCTGACTTTTCATTTCCGGATAAATGCCCGTCTAACATTGACAGGACATTTGTTTTAAATAAGGAGAAAAGGGTTGCGGCTTCACTTTTTAGTGTTAAAAACAATCTCAAAATGGTTGTTATTACGAATCAGCCTACAGTACATGTATATGTTGGTGGCGATACTGCAGATATAGGCGGAAAGGATGGAGCACAATATCATTCATTGAGTGGTATTTGTTTTGAAACGCAAAATTTCCCCAATGCAACTAATCATCCACATTTCCCCAGTTCAATTTTGAAAAAAGAGGAGATATACCAGCATTTAACAACCTATAAATTCGAATTATCTTAA
- a CDS encoding GntR family transcriptional regulator, with protein MKIISIQNNKGVPKYKQIISSVEKAIEEGRLLKGEKLPSINKICLEYSLSRDTVMQGYEELKKRGIIYAILGKGYYIKSTEITIKQRIFLLFDELNIFKEDIYNSFLENIGPNAQVDIFFHHFNAKVFQKLIDDSNGNYTKYIIMPTNLAEASSIIKTLPVNDVFILDQTNPELKKYPAVYQNHNKDIYQALVKGESHLKKYRKMILIFPGFREPLGMKMGFENFCKNYNYQYEIITEFDDRKINVGEVFIIPNDRDLVRVIEKSKLQGLKLNQEFGIISYNETPLKKIVENGITTISTDFQAMGEIMAKMILKGKNEQIENNCSLLIRNSL; from the coding sequence ATGAAAATCATTTCAATCCAAAATAATAAGGGAGTCCCTAAATATAAGCAAATCATTTCATCAGTTGAAAAAGCAATTGAAGAAGGAAGGTTATTAAAAGGGGAAAAACTCCCATCGATAAATAAAATTTGTCTTGAATATTCTTTATCTAGAGATACCGTAATGCAAGGCTATGAAGAATTAAAAAAAAGAGGGATTATATATGCGATTCTAGGCAAAGGATATTATATAAAAAGCACCGAAATCACTATAAAACAAAGGATATTCCTTCTTTTTGATGAGCTAAATATTTTTAAAGAAGATATCTATAATTCGTTTTTAGAAAATATAGGCCCAAATGCCCAAGTTGACATTTTCTTTCATCATTTTAATGCTAAAGTTTTTCAAAAATTAATAGATGACAGCAATGGGAATTACACTAAATACATTATAATGCCCACAAATTTAGCTGAAGCGTCATCAATTATAAAAACCCTACCAGTCAACGACGTATTCATTCTGGATCAAACGAATCCAGAACTAAAAAAATATCCGGCAGTTTATCAAAATCACAATAAAGACATCTACCAAGCCTTAGTGAAAGGAGAATCTCATTTAAAAAAATATCGAAAAATGATTTTGATCTTTCCTGGATTTAGAGAACCCCTTGGAATGAAAATGGGATTTGAAAACTTTTGCAAGAATTACAATTATCAATATGAAATCATAACTGAATTTGACGATCGAAAAATCAATGTTGGGGAAGTTTTCATTATTCCAAATGATCGAGATCTGGTACGCGTAATAGAGAAATCTAAACTTCAAGGATTAAAACTGAATCAAGAATTTGGAATTATTTCCTATAATGAAACACCACTAAAAAAAATAGTGGAAAACGGCATTACAACTATTTCAACTGATTTTCAAGCAATGGGAGAAATAATGGCCAAAATGATATTAAAAGGAAAAAACGAACAGATAGAGAACAACTGTTCCTTGTTAATCAGAAATTCATTGTAG
- a CDS encoding aldehyde dehydrogenase family protein — MITIADQFGMKEALAQLGIKDINEGTSTGLNHFSNGEILESYSPVDGKLIGKVKMSTEADYEAVMQSATAAFKTFRLMPAPLRGEIVRQFGEKLREKKDALGKLVSYEMGKSLQEGYGEVQEMIDICDFAVGLSRQLHGLTMHSERPQHRMYEQYHPLGVVGIISAFNFPVAVWAWNTALAWICGDVCVWKPSEKTPLCGIACQNIIAEVIKENNLPEGISCLINGDYKIGELMTNDKRVPLISATGSTRMGKIVAQTVAGRLGRSLLELGGNNAIIVTPDADIKMTVIGAVFGAVGTAGQRCTSTRRLIIHESIYDTVKDAVVAAYKQLSIGNPLDENNHVGPLIDTHAVEMYNRALTKVVEQGGKILVEGGVLSGEGYESGCYVKPAIAEADNSFEIVQHETFAPVLYLLKYSGTVENALDVQNGVAQGLSSAIMTNNLREAEHFLSVAGSDCGIANVNIGTSGAEIGGAFGGEKETGGGRESGSDAWKVYMRRQTNTINYGTSLPLAQGIKFDL, encoded by the coding sequence ATGATAACAATAGCAGATCAATTCGGAATGAAAGAAGCTTTGGCACAATTGGGGATCAAAGATATAAATGAAGGAACATCAACAGGATTAAATCATTTTTCAAATGGAGAAATCTTAGAAAGTTATTCTCCAGTAGATGGAAAATTGATTGGAAAAGTAAAAATGTCAACTGAAGCAGATTATGAAGCAGTAATGCAATCAGCTACAGCAGCTTTCAAAACATTTAGATTGATGCCTGCTCCATTACGTGGAGAAATCGTGCGTCAATTTGGAGAAAAATTGCGTGAGAAAAAAGATGCGTTAGGGAAATTGGTTTCTTATGAAATGGGGAAATCATTGCAAGAAGGTTACGGTGAAGTTCAAGAAATGATCGATATCTGTGATTTCGCAGTAGGTCTTTCTCGTCAATTACACGGATTAACAATGCACTCTGAGCGTCCACAACATAGAATGTATGAGCAATACCATCCATTAGGAGTTGTTGGGATTATCTCAGCGTTTAACTTTCCGGTAGCAGTTTGGGCTTGGAATACAGCTTTGGCTTGGATTTGTGGTGACGTTTGCGTTTGGAAACCATCAGAGAAAACTCCACTTTGTGGAATTGCTTGTCAAAATATCATTGCTGAGGTAATCAAAGAAAACAACCTTCCAGAAGGAATTTCTTGTTTAATCAACGGTGATTATAAAATAGGAGAATTAATGACTAACGACAAACGTGTACCATTAATTTCTGCAACTGGTTCAACTCGTATGGGGAAAATCGTTGCGCAAACTGTCGCAGGTCGTTTAGGAAGGTCTTTATTAGAATTAGGTGGAAACAATGCAATAATCGTTACACCAGATGCAGATATTAAAATGACTGTTATTGGAGCTGTTTTTGGAGCTGTAGGAACTGCAGGACAAAGATGTACTTCAACTCGTCGTTTAATTATTCACGAAAGTATTTACGATACGGTAAAAGATGCTGTTGTTGCTGCTTACAAGCAACTAAGTATTGGGAATCCATTAGACGAAAACAATCACGTTGGACCGCTAATCGATACACATGCTGTTGAAATGTACAATAGAGCGTTGACTAAAGTAGTAGAACAAGGTGGTAAAATCCTCGTTGAAGGCGGTGTTCTTTCAGGAGAAGGGTACGAAAGTGGATGTTACGTGAAACCTGCAATTGCAGAAGCTGACAATTCATTTGAAATAGTACAACACGAAACTTTTGCACCAGTATTGTATTTATTGAAATACTCTGGAACTGTAGAAAATGCGCTTGACGTTCAAAATGGAGTAGCTCAAGGATTATCTTCTGCTATTATGACTAACAATTTAAGAGAAGCAGAGCATTTCTTATCTGTTGCAGGTTCAGATTGTGGTATTGCCAATGTAAACATCGGAACTTCTGGTGCTGAAATCGGTGGTGCTTTTGGTGGAGAAAAAGAAACAGGTGGTGGACGTGAGTCTGGTTCAGATGCATGGAAAGTGTATATGAGAAGACAAACTAATACAATCAATTATGGAACTTCTTTGCCATTGGCACAAGGAATTAAATTCGATTTGTAA
- a CDS encoding 3-hydroxyanthranilate 3,4-dioxygenase, translated as MAIAKPFNLNKWIDDNRHLLKPPVGNKNLYRESGDYIVMIVAGPNARKDFHYNETEELFYQLEGSIKVIIQEEGERKEMELHAGDMYLHPAGIPHSPIRSEGSIGLVIERKRVGKGFTDGLLWYCENCNHKLHEVYFELHDIEKDFMPHFQDFYNSEILRTCEKCGTVMETDPRFG; from the coding sequence ATGGCAATAGCAAAACCGTTTAATCTTAATAAATGGATCGATGATAATCGGCATTTATTAAAACCACCAGTTGGGAATAAAAATTTGTACAGAGAGTCTGGGGATTATATTGTGATGATTGTTGCGGGACCTAATGCTCGAAAGGATTTTCATTATAATGAAACTGAAGAATTGTTTTATCAACTCGAGGGATCTATAAAAGTAATCATTCAGGAGGAAGGGGAGCGAAAAGAAATGGAACTACACGCGGGTGATATGTATCTTCATCCAGCAGGAATTCCACATTCACCTATACGTTCAGAGGGTTCTATCGGATTAGTGATTGAACGCAAACGTGTCGGGAAAGGATTTACTGATGGATTACTTTGGTATTGTGAAAACTGCAATCATAAATTGCATGAAGTTTATTTTGAACTGCATGATATCGAAAAAGATTTTATGCCGCATTTTCAAGATTTTTACAATTCAGAGATACTGCGTACTTGTGAAAAATGTGGAACTGTTATGGAAACCGATCCAAGATTTGGGTAA
- a CDS encoding endonuclease/exonuclease/phosphatase family protein produces the protein MRLIRSNAFFVICLFCFKISAQQKKYNIHTVAFYNFENLFDTINDPNTNDDEWTPKGAQHWTFKKYSEKLQNLSRVLSEIGSTENSNSPTFIGGCEIENRGVLEDLIKQPKLIEKEYGIIHFDSPDKRGIDVALLFQKKYFRPTSFTNIPLHIYKEEIKAKEIIKAEVYEKTDDDQIENTINRRVFTRDQLLVTGFLEEEEIHIIVNHWPSRSGGEKKTSLFREAAGALNRRIIDSLQRINANAKIITMGDLNDGPYNKSVKIGIGAKTRKEGVLPFGVYNPFEEMAKKGLGTIAYRDSWDIFDQIMVSQTLIQKDYLSYRYWKAGIYNKPFLIQTNGQYKGYPKRHSENEVGFSDHFPVYLYLIKEVK, from the coding sequence ATGAGATTAATAAGATCGAATGCCTTTTTTGTTATATGTTTATTTTGTTTTAAAATTTCAGCACAACAAAAAAAATATAACATACATACAGTAGCGTTTTATAATTTCGAAAATTTATTTGATACCATAAACGATCCCAATACTAACGATGATGAATGGACCCCAAAAGGCGCTCAACATTGGACTTTCAAAAAATACAGTGAAAAACTTCAAAACCTTTCTAGAGTTTTATCAGAAATAGGTTCTACAGAAAACTCAAATTCACCCACATTTATTGGTGGTTGCGAAATAGAAAATAGAGGGGTTCTTGAAGATCTCATAAAACAACCAAAGTTGATTGAAAAAGAATACGGTATCATTCACTTTGACTCACCAGATAAACGCGGAATTGATGTGGCCTTGTTGTTTCAAAAAAAATATTTCCGCCCCACTTCATTCACTAATATTCCTTTACATATATATAAGGAAGAAATAAAAGCAAAAGAAATCATCAAGGCAGAAGTCTATGAGAAAACGGATGATGATCAGATCGAAAACACTATAAATCGTCGGGTGTTTACACGTGATCAATTGCTGGTTACAGGTTTTCTCGAAGAGGAAGAAATTCATATTATTGTCAATCACTGGCCTTCCCGATCAGGAGGAGAGAAAAAAACCAGCCTTTTTAGGGAAGCTGCAGGAGCATTAAACAGAAGGATTATCGATTCATTACAACGTATAAATGCTAACGCAAAAATAATAACAATGGGTGATTTAAATGACGGTCCCTATAATAAAAGCGTTAAAATAGGAATTGGTGCCAAAACTCGTAAAGAGGGAGTACTCCCTTTTGGGGTTTACAATCCATTTGAAGAAATGGCCAAAAAAGGGTTAGGCACTATTGCATATCGGGACTCTTGGGATATTTTTGATCAGATTATGGTTTCGCAAACTTTGATACAAAAGGATTATTTGTCCTATAGGTATTGGAAAGCTGGAATATATAACAAACCCTTTTTGATCCAAACAAATGGACAGTATAAAGGATATCCAAAGAGGCATTCAGAAAATGAAGTGGGCTTCAGCGACCATTTTCCTGTTTATCTGTATTTGATAAAAGAAGTAAAGTGA
- a CDS encoding LD-carboxypeptidase — translation MTRPPNLQKGDTIAILATARKNIYDNLKPSIDLLHSWGLEVVIGNTIGLDDNQLAGTDEQRARDFQKQMDDPKIKGIWCVRGGYGTVRMLDLLDFTKFEQNPKWIIGFSDVTVLHNHLNTLGYKTIHGIMPISIPKASSEAIESLRIALFGEQLIYEIPSDKMNRLGSAKGELVGGNLSILYSLLGSKSSIDCHDKILFLEDLDEYLYHIDRMMMNLKRNGCLESIKGIIVGSMTKMKDNDIPWGKNAVEIIEDVTKKYDIPILYSFPAGHINDNRALILGSIVSLNVGEKSSNVIFE, via the coding sequence ATGACAAGACCACCCAATTTACAAAAAGGAGATACAATTGCAATTTTGGCTACAGCCAGAAAAAACATCTATGATAATCTAAAACCTTCAATAGACTTATTACACAGCTGGGGATTAGAAGTTGTAATAGGAAACACAATTGGATTAGATGATAATCAACTGGCCGGCACCGATGAACAACGCGCCCGTGATTTTCAAAAACAAATGGATGATCCAAAAATAAAAGGAATTTGGTGTGTTCGTGGAGGTTATGGCACTGTTCGAATGTTAGACTTACTGGATTTTACAAAATTCGAACAAAATCCAAAATGGATTATTGGGTTTAGTGACGTTACTGTTTTACATAACCATTTAAACACATTAGGCTACAAAACAATTCATGGAATTATGCCTATAAGCATTCCTAAAGCTTCTTCCGAAGCTATAGAAAGTTTAAGGATTGCCTTGTTTGGAGAACAGCTAATTTACGAAATTCCTTCAGACAAAATGAATCGTTTGGGCAGTGCCAAAGGGGAATTAGTTGGAGGAAATTTATCTATTCTATACAGCTTACTGGGTTCAAAATCATCTATTGATTGTCATGACAAAATCTTGTTTTTAGAAGATTTAGACGAATACCTATATCATATAGACCGAATGATGATGAATTTAAAACGTAACGGATGTCTTGAATCCATCAAAGGTATTATTGTGGGATCGATGACAAAAATGAAAGACAATGATATCCCTTGGGGTAAAAATGCAGTTGAAATAATTGAAGATGTTACCAAAAAATATGACATTCCCATATTATATAGTTTCCCAGCAGGACACATTAATGACAATAGGGCTTTGATTCTAGGTAGTATAGTTTCTCTAAATGTGGGTGAAAAAAGCTCAAATGTTATATTTGAATAA
- a CDS encoding YraN family protein, with protein MAEHNELGKLGEEMALEFLRKNGYEIVETNWTFQKAEIDIIAKNGNVLAIIEVKTRSSIEFGLPQDFVKPKKIQLLVKAVDAYVTEKNLDIEVRFDIIAIHKEGKSFVIEHLTDAFYHF; from the coding sequence ATGGCTGAACATAACGAATTAGGTAAATTAGGGGAAGAAATGGCTTTGGAATTTCTACGGAAAAATGGCTACGAAATAGTGGAAACAAATTGGACTTTTCAAAAAGCCGAAATTGATATCATAGCCAAAAACGGAAACGTTCTAGCAATAATTGAAGTAAAAACCCGCTCGTCTATTGAATTTGGACTGCCTCAGGATTTTGTTAAACCAAAAAAAATTCAGCTATTAGTAAAAGCGGTTGACGCATACGTAACCGAGAAAAATCTCGACATTGAAGTTCGTTTTGACATAATAGCCATACACAAAGAAGGTAAATCTTTTGTAATTGAACACCTTACAGATGCTTTTTATCACTTTTAG
- a CDS encoding aspartate kinase translates to MKTVSSIVENYIKTKPFLLNALSLGIINLTSLSRNIMSELESDFSKDVKQGAVVMALKRLTEELDFRLNHKINKVIKNIGEITVRSALTDYTYGVSETVLYKQGGLITDINTMSDIFYTSSRGVNEINIVVSSSVNHLVDKHFVNEKLIQKLDNLASITVKLPKENVAVPGIYYFIFQRLAWEGVIINEVISTSNEFTILVSEEQVDVAFKVIKDLKN, encoded by the coding sequence ATGAAAACTGTTTCATCAATTGTAGAAAATTACATAAAAACAAAGCCTTTTTTGCTAAACGCTTTGTCTCTTGGAATTATTAATTTGACTTCCCTATCAAGAAACATTATGTCCGAACTGGAAAGTGATTTCAGTAAAGATGTGAAACAAGGTGCTGTAGTAATGGCGCTGAAAAGACTAACCGAAGAACTGGATTTCAGATTAAATCATAAGATCAACAAGGTTATAAAAAATATTGGAGAGATAACCGTTCGATCTGCATTAACGGATTATACTTACGGTGTTTCTGAAACTGTATTGTACAAGCAAGGAGGTTTAATTACAGATATCAATACAATGTCAGATATATTCTATACCTCATCCAGAGGGGTAAATGAAATCAATATTGTGGTAAGCAGCAGTGTAAATCACCTTGTTGACAAGCATTTTGTTAATGAGAAACTAATTCAAAAACTGGACAATCTAGCTTCAATAACAGTTAAATTACCAAAAGAAAATGTAGCTGTACCAGGGATATACTATTTCATTTTCCAGCGTCTTGCATGGGAAGGAGTTATTATCAATGAAGTAATTTCTACCTCTAATGAGTTTACAATTTTAGTAAGCGAAGAACAAGTAGATGTTGCTTTTAAAGTAATTAAAGATTTAAAGAATTAA
- a CDS encoding TonB-dependent receptor — translation MKQLILLIRRLNFIPLLLCLWIPNISLAQENQAQKTISGKITDHTGSSVPGVNLNVKGTQTATITDVDGDYSIVVLNNKSILIFSAIGYITQEITVANKTKINVSLQTDIKTLEEVIVVGYGTQKKSDVTAAIATVNMKNLEKQPAGNLGTLLQGQVAGVTVSAGSGNPGGNPVILIRGVNSFNKQSPLYVIDGIPLEYSFDLNPSDIETISVLKDASASTIYGARASAGVIIITTKKGKSGEPRINYNMYTSSNTLNQNIDLMDKFQMNKTLKQAEANDSNDPNPSTAPSYAFDDTKYANTDWRKAYFKTAVEQKHDIDISAGGDKVNYRISYSHWENNGNIINSGAKRDNIRLNSGLNFFDKKLTISPILAYTSFKNKDFGDVTGDGNAGFSDIMNIYGQLPHKEIYDANSPNGFAKSPSELGSAGNGNPIGERMLSQNRTEDDYFQVNLSADLKLWKGLSYNYTLGNTYKNSFSFSQTNPYDFGPQSFVENPSRFESRGREERHVSTHTLNYQTTFGDHSLKLLGGLSREEKIFKGTTAGGNHLYSQLLEVLSRLVVTNGSDYIRAGGWNWTERLQSAFGRLNYTFKDKYIVQGSIRRDGSSKFGPLNKYGTFWSVSGGWAVHKEDFFKSSVISELKPRLSYGVLGNEDIPPFRYLSGITVGGNQLNYALGNLASQAVSVGAIATTLGNNNIKWEQTATFNAGVNVGLFDNILTANFDYFNSTTTDMLAPTPIPSTSGVVENIYTNIATMKNMGWEFSTTYRHTGENGFDFDVTGNISHTENKIVKLGSEDAAIEDGFLDFNNNGTTITKKGLPVGSFNLFQTAGIFQTTTEINAYTNSNGDKLQPDAKPGDLKFVDADGNGTIDDGDKVIMGSGLAKLDLGLNFNASYKNFDFSMFLNGKLGQKMYNATKSFLYKGFRSTDVLDAWTPTNTNTSVYRVSNNDLNFNSRVSDYFLEDASFVRLRNLQIGYTIPNEFVSKYKINRLRVYAGAYNLLTITKYSGFDPDLSNTSTFSRGVDRGYYPISKSFVVGINVGL, via the coding sequence ATGAAACAACTAATCTTATTAATTAGGAGACTAAATTTTATCCCCTTACTCCTATGCTTGTGGATACCAAATATCAGTCTCGCACAAGAAAATCAAGCACAAAAAACAATTTCAGGTAAAATAACAGACCATACAGGAAGCAGTGTTCCTGGAGTCAACTTAAACGTAAAAGGCACACAAACTGCAACAATTACAGATGTTGACGGCGACTATTCTATAGTAGTTCTAAACAACAAATCAATATTAATTTTTTCAGCCATTGGATACATTACACAAGAAATTACGGTAGCAAATAAAACCAAAATCAATGTCTCTCTTCAAACTGATATCAAAACGCTTGAAGAAGTAATCGTTGTGGGCTATGGAACTCAAAAGAAAAGCGATGTAACAGCTGCAATAGCAACTGTTAATATGAAAAATTTAGAGAAACAACCAGCAGGAAATCTTGGCACACTACTGCAGGGACAAGTAGCCGGTGTTACTGTTTCAGCTGGTTCAGGTAATCCGGGAGGTAATCCTGTTATTCTAATACGTGGAGTTAATTCATTCAACAAACAAAGTCCACTCTATGTAATTGATGGAATTCCATTAGAATATTCTTTTGACCTTAATCCAAGTGATATCGAAACTATCAGTGTATTAAAAGATGCCTCTGCATCAACAATTTACGGAGCTAGAGCAAGTGCAGGTGTAATTATTATCACCACAAAAAAAGGAAAAAGTGGAGAGCCTCGTATCAATTACAATATGTATACTTCGAGCAATACCCTTAATCAAAACATAGATTTGATGGATAAGTTTCAAATGAACAAAACCCTCAAACAAGCAGAAGCAAATGACTCAAATGACCCAAACCCTTCAACAGCGCCAAGTTATGCTTTTGATGACACCAAATATGCTAATACCGATTGGCGAAAAGCGTATTTTAAAACTGCCGTAGAACAAAAACATGATATAGACATATCTGCTGGAGGAGACAAAGTAAATTATCGTATTTCATATAGTCATTGGGAAAACAATGGAAACATTATTAACTCTGGGGCAAAAAGGGATAATATTCGTTTGAATTCTGGTTTAAACTTTTTTGACAAGAAATTAACTATTTCTCCAATACTAGCTTATACCAGTTTCAAGAATAAAGATTTTGGAGATGTGACTGGAGATGGCAATGCCGGGTTTTCAGACATTATGAATATTTATGGACAATTGCCACATAAAGAAATTTATGACGCTAATTCACCAAATGGTTTTGCCAAATCACCTTCAGAATTAGGAAGTGCTGGAAATGGAAACCCTATTGGGGAGCGAATGCTGAGTCAGAACAGGACTGAAGACGATTATTTTCAGGTAAATTTATCAGCCGATTTGAAATTATGGAAAGGTTTGTCCTATAATTATACTCTTGGAAATACCTATAAAAACAGTTTCAGTTTTTCACAAACAAACCCTTATGATTTTGGCCCGCAATCTTTTGTAGAAAACCCAAGCAGATTTGAATCCAGAGGTAGAGAGGAACGTCATGTTTCAACACATACCCTTAATTACCAAACAACATTTGGCGATCACAGCCTGAAACTATTAGGTGGCCTATCAAGAGAAGAAAAAATATTTAAAGGAACAACTGCTGGAGGAAATCATTTATACTCTCAATTATTAGAAGTGCTTTCTAGATTAGTTGTAACTAATGGTTCTGATTATATTAGAGCTGGCGGCTGGAATTGGACAGAAAGATTACAATCTGCTTTTGGAAGATTAAACTATACCTTCAAGGATAAATACATTGTTCAAGGAAGTATAAGAAGAGATGGCTCTTCTAAATTTGGGCCTTTGAATAAATACGGTACTTTTTGGTCCGTTTCTGGAGGTTGGGCTGTCCACAAAGAAGACTTCTTTAAAAGTAGTGTAATAAGCGAATTAAAGCCAAGGCTTAGTTATGGGGTTTTAGGAAATGAGGACATCCCACCATTTCGTTACCTTTCTGGCATAACCGTTGGTGGTAATCAGTTAAATTATGCCTTGGGAAATCTGGCTAGTCAGGCAGTTTCTGTTGGAGCGATAGCTACAACATTAGGAAATAACAACATTAAATGGGAACAAACAGCCACTTTTAATGCAGGTGTTAATGTTGGCCTTTTTGATAATATCTTGACCGCCAATTTTGATTATTTCAACTCAACAACAACAGATATGTTGGCACCAACGCCAATACCATCTACTTCAGGAGTTGTTGAAAACATCTATACCAACATCGCGACAATGAAAAATATGGGATGGGAATTTTCGACCACTTATCGCCATACTGGTGAAAACGGATTTGATTTTGACGTGACAGGAAACATTTCCCATACCGAAAATAAAATTGTTAAACTTGGTTCTGAAGACGCAGCGATTGAAGACGGTTTTCTTGATTTCAATAACAATGGAACAACAATTACAAAGAAAGGGCTTCCTGTAGGTTCCTTTAATTTGTTTCAAACCGCAGGAATTTTTCAAACTACTACTGAAATTAATGCATATACTAATTCAAATGGAGATAAATTGCAACCAGATGCAAAACCTGGTGATTTAAAATTTGTTGATGCTGATGGTAACGGTACAATTGATGACGGTGATAAAGTTATAATGGGTAGTGGATTGGCCAAATTAGACCTAGGTCTTAACTTTAATGCTTCTTATAAGAATTTTGATTTCTCAATGTTCCTAAACGGGAAACTGGGGCAAAAAATGTATAATGCTACCAAATCCTTTTTATACAAAGGGTTTCGATCTACAGATGTTTTGGACGCATGGACACCTACAAACACCAATACAAGTGTATACCGAGTGTCTAATAACGATTTGAACTTTAACTCACGTGTCTCTGACTATTTCTTAGAAGACGCTTCCTTCGTTAGATTAAGAAACCTTCAAATTGGTTACACAATCCCTAATGAATTTGTGAGTAAATATAAAATAAACCGTTTGCGTGTTTACGCTGGTGCTTATAATCTATTAACAATCACAAAATACTCGGGATTTGACCCAGATCTTTCAAACACATCAACATTTAGTCGCGGTGTAGATAGAGGATATTACCCTATAAGTAAATCTTTTGTGGTAGGAATTAATGTGGGACTTTAA